One bacterium genomic window, AGCTCCGTGGCGTTGTCGAGGAACTGCGGCTCGGTCTTCGTCGTGTCCGCCGGCCGCACGAGCACGCGCGTCCCGGCGAGGATGCGCAGCGTCCGCCCGCGCGGGACCAGGACGTCGTCGGCGAGGGTGACGGTCCCCGACCACACGCCGTCCTCGCGCAGCGTGCCCTGCGCGGAGGCGGGGGAGGCCGGCGGCGCGGGGGGGGGCCTGGCACCCGGCGCGGCGCAGCCGGTCGCGGTGAACGCTGCGAGGCCGAGCGTCAGGAGCGCGCGCAGCCCACGGGACATCAGATCAGGCGCTTGTCCTTGAGAAACTGCTTGGCCACGTCGCGCGCCGGCCGCTGAGCCGCATCCTGCACGAGCTTCGCGAGCGTCGCGTCGTTGATCGCCCCGGAGAGCTTGTTGACGAGGCGGCTGAGCGCGGGGAACTTCTTGAGGGTGTCCTTGCGGATCACCGGGGCGACCAGCGTCGGCGGCGTCATGCCCGCGTGCCCGGTCATCCCCCAGGGCTCGAGCCAGACCAGGTTGAACCGCTGCTCGTACTCGCGCCGCACGATCTCGCGCACGTCGGCCGCGGCCTCGCCGGCCGGGCGGCCGAGGATCTCACGCAACGCCACCCCGGGGTCCTCCAGGTAGAGGTCGACGTCGGCGGTCTGCAGCGCCGCGTGCATGGCCTTGCTGTCCGGGTAGTTCTTGGTCACGATCGTCGTGCCGGTGCGCTCGCTGACCATCCAGGTGAAGATCTCCGCGAGCACCTCCTGCTCCTTGCCCGGGAGCCGGCCCACGAAGATCGTCTTGCCGACGCAGGCCTCCGCCGGCCACCAGGAGACGAGCATGGCGACGGCGCCGATGGCCGCGATCACGGCCGCGAACGTCTTTCTCATCAAGTCCTCCGTCGATCCTGTGTTGCCACAACCACAAAACGCGCTGCTCATGATAGGCCAATCCGTCCGGTGTTGCCACCCCCGCCGGGCGCGTCAGCCGCACACCTCGGCGAGCGCGCCGGCGACCAGGAAACAGGCCGCTCCCGCGAGGAGGGTCGTCGCGAAGCCGGAAGTGGCAGCGACCAGGAGCGCCGCCGCCAGGCCGAGGACCGAGAACGCCGCCCAGACCGCCCAGCCCCAGGCGACGAGGAGGCGCTCCCCGAGCAGCGCAAGCGCGCCCGGGAACGGCGACCCGAGGAGATAGCCGAGGAAGCCCGCCGCAGCCCCGGCGACAACGAGCCGCGACCAGAGGGGTGCGCCACCGATCACGCCGGCCAGCGCGGGCACCAGAGCCGCGGCGAGCATCAGGACGACCGCAAGGACACCGCAGCGGCGGCGTTGGGCGGCCGCTGC contains:
- a CDS encoding glycine betaine ABC transporter substrate-binding protein translates to MRKTFAAVIAAIGAVAMLVSWWPAEACVGKTIFVGRLPGKEQEVLAEIFTWMVSERTGTTIVTKNYPDSKAMHAALQTADVDLYLEDPGVALREILGRPAGEAAADVREIVRREYEQRFNLVWLEPWGMTGHAGMTPPTLVAPVIRKDTLKKFPALSRLVNKLSGAINDATLAKLVQDAAQRPARDVAKQFLKDKRLI